Proteins encoded by one window of Pseudomonas sp. PSKL.D1:
- the cobM gene encoding precorrin-4 C(11)-methyltransferase, giving the protein MTVYFIGAGPGDPELITVKGQRLIRQCPVIIYAGSLVPAAVLEGHQAEVVINSAELHLQQIIDAMRTAHDKGQDVARVHSGDPSLYGAIGEQIRHLQALGIDYQIIPGVTATAASAALLGCELTLPDIAQTVILTRFGDSSPMPPGEQLGDLARHGSTLAIHLGVKHLPRIVEELLPHYGADCPIAVVHRATWPDQDWVRGTLGDIVAGVAAKGFRRTALILVGHVLGDAPFAASALYRAGHAHLYRPSE; this is encoded by the coding sequence ATGACCGTCTATTTCATCGGCGCCGGCCCCGGCGACCCCGAACTGATCACAGTCAAGGGGCAACGCCTGATACGCCAGTGCCCGGTGATCATTTATGCAGGCTCGCTGGTACCGGCGGCAGTACTGGAAGGCCATCAGGCCGAGGTTGTCATCAACAGTGCCGAACTGCACCTGCAACAGATCATCGACGCCATGCGCACGGCCCATGACAAAGGCCAGGATGTGGCCCGTGTACACAGTGGCGACCCAAGCCTGTACGGCGCCATCGGTGAACAGATCCGCCACTTGCAAGCGCTGGGTATCGATTACCAGATCATCCCCGGCGTGACCGCCACCGCTGCCAGCGCCGCCCTGCTCGGCTGCGAGCTGACGTTGCCGGACATTGCCCAAACCGTGATTCTCACCCGCTTCGGCGACAGCTCGCCCATGCCGCCCGGCGAGCAACTGGGCGATCTGGCCCGGCATGGCAGCACGCTGGCCATTCACCTGGGGGTCAAGCACCTGCCACGCATCGTGGAAGAACTGCTGCCGCATTATGGCGCCGACTGCCCGATCGCCGTGGTGCACAGGGCCACCTGGCCGGACCAGGACTGGGTGCGCGGCACGTTGGGCGATATCGTTGCCGGGGTGGCCGCCAAAGGCTTTCGCCGTACCGCACTGATTCTGGTGGGCCATGTGCTGGGCGACGCGCCGTTCGCGGCATCGGCGCTGTACCGCGCTGGCCACGCGCACCTTTATCGGCCAAGTGAATGA
- a CDS encoding CbtB domain-containing protein, which translates to MPITSAKHSITTPVTLSQRLVIAVGASLLGLCLVYFAGFSHIEAVHNAAHDTRHSAAFPCH; encoded by the coding sequence ATGCCCATCACCAGCGCCAAACACAGCATCACCACCCCCGTCACCCTCAGCCAACGCCTGGTCATCGCCGTCGGCGCCAGCCTGCTGGGCCTGTGCCTGGTCTACTTTGCCGGCTTCTCGCACATCGAAGCCGTACACAACGCTGCCCACGACACCCGCCACAGCGCCGCCTTCCCCTGCCACTGA
- a CDS encoding cobalamin biosynthesis protein, translating into MQNLYAGFGCRRGCPAKTLDTLLRQALKHHGLSQTALQGIASIDLKADEPGLLELARHFALPLVTFSAAQLLAFEPQLSHRSAVAYANSGCWGVAESSALALARQQHPASHLLVTRQTLGPATLALAYGG; encoded by the coding sequence ATACAAAACCTGTACGCGGGCTTTGGTTGCCGTCGAGGCTGCCCGGCCAAGACACTCGACACCTTGCTGCGACAGGCCCTGAAACATCACGGCCTGTCGCAGACCGCGCTGCAAGGCATCGCCAGCATCGACCTCAAGGCCGATGAGCCGGGCCTGCTGGAACTGGCCCGGCATTTCGCCCTGCCATTGGTCACATTCAGTGCCGCTCAACTGCTGGCATTCGAACCCCAGCTCAGCCACCGCTCGGCGGTTGCCTACGCCAACAGTGGTTGTTGGGGCGTTGCCGAAAGCAGTGCGCTTGCACTGGCGCGGCAGCAACACCCCGCAAGCCACCTGCTGGTGACGCGACAAACCCTTGGCCCCGCTACCCTCGCCCTGGCCTACGGCGGATAA
- a CDS encoding DUF1272 domain-containing protein, protein MLALRPNCECCDVDLPGDSPDALICSFECTFCRNCAQTRFQGRCPNCGGQLTARPTRVGQALANNPASTQRVVKAHNACA, encoded by the coding sequence ATGCTGGCGCTACGCCCCAACTGTGAATGCTGCGATGTCGACCTGCCGGGTGACAGCCCCGATGCGTTGATCTGCTCGTTCGAGTGCACCTTCTGCCGCAACTGCGCGCAAACCCGTTTTCAGGGCCGCTGCCCCAACTGCGGCGGGCAGCTCACGGCCCGCCCCACACGCGTAGGCCAGGCGCTGGCCAATAACCCTGCTTCTACACAGCGCGTGGTCAAAGCCCACAACGCGTGCGCTTGA
- a CDS encoding CbtA family protein — protein MITRIARTAGFSGLLAALLLTLLQSFWVAPLILEAETFESAAPAAEHHSHGDEAVAAHEHSPEAWAPEDGWQRVLSTTGGNLVVAVGFALILAALYSLREPGRVSTGALWGLAGFAVFCLAPTLGLPPELPGTAAADLGQRQSWWAGTAAATAAGLALLVFARHWLFKALGAVLLLIPHIIGAPQPDVHESLAPEALETQFMIASWVTNAAFWVALGLLSAWLYRRASQA, from the coding sequence ATGATCACGCGTATCGCCCGCACCGCCGGGTTCAGCGGCCTGCTGGCCGCACTGCTGCTGACGCTGCTGCAAAGCTTCTGGGTGGCCCCGCTCATTCTGGAAGCGGAAACCTTCGAGAGCGCAGCCCCTGCCGCCGAACATCACAGCCACGGGGACGAAGCCGTAGCCGCCCATGAACACAGCCCAGAAGCCTGGGCGCCGGAAGACGGCTGGCAGCGCGTGCTGTCTACAACAGGCGGCAACCTGGTGGTCGCGGTCGGTTTTGCACTGATTCTGGCAGCCCTCTACAGCCTGCGCGAGCCTGGCCGCGTCAGCACCGGCGCCCTGTGGGGCCTGGCCGGCTTCGCAGTGTTCTGCCTGGCCCCTACGCTGGGCCTGCCACCCGAGCTGCCCGGCACCGCCGCCGCCGACCTGGGCCAACGGCAAAGCTGGTGGGCAGGCACCGCCGCCGCCACCGCCGCGGGCCTGGCGCTGCTGGTTTTTGCCCGGCATTGGCTGTTCAAGGCACTGGGTGCGGTGCTGCTGCTGATTCCCCACATCATCGGCGCGCCTCAACCGGACGTGCATGAAAGCCTGGCGCCCGAAGCCCTGGAAACCCAGTTCATGATCGCCTCCTGGGTCACCAATGCCGCCTTCTGGGTAGCCTTGGGCCTGCTCAGCGCCTGGCTGTATCGCCGCGCCAGCCAAGCGTGA